The proteins below are encoded in one region of Apium graveolens cultivar Ventura chromosome 4, ASM990537v1, whole genome shotgun sequence:
- the LOC141718395 gene encoding uncharacterized protein LOC141718395 — MKEYYHYKLMIRPLEGLTPHLGGRLWQQYGVDAFTAMEQYRLDWIRDNQTMIRSDLYDTYGMHYKRVIAILKMSAKQQFYLPHLLAVKDVVARVFKMKVDQMVDQIKNKNCFGRCIGVMHVIEFQKRGLPHAHMLIWLHPNNRPKTTDQIDKMVSAEIPDPSIDPVGYEAVRNYMIHGPCGRNCINSPSMAKGSCTKHFPKRYNFHTFFDDCGFPIYKRRKTGITVNKKGIELDNHYVVPYNQDLLIRFQCHTNLEICNSSRSLKYLFKYCRKGQDTATMCLRKKTTAKTIATTPITLEKCLIDEVKHYLDGRYKKGGVFFVYGSGGCGKTFLWQTLYYRLRSKRKIVLPVASYGIAAMLLPGGRTVHSRFHIPLKLDEHSSVGLRHGTDISELIQQNDLIIWDKAPMKHHHAFECVDRSLRYIMSDVDKRRAKKPFSGITIVFWWRFLANTSSYSKSVKS; from the exons ATGAAAGAGTATTACCATTATAAACTAATGATTCGACCTTTAGAAG GTTTGACTCCACATCTCGGAGGTCGTTTATGGCAGCAATATGGGGTGGATGCATTTACTGCAATGGAGCAGTACAGACTTGACTGGATCAGAGATAACCAGACAATGATTCGTTCAGATTTGTACGACACATACGGGATGCACTACAAAAGGGTGATAGCAATCCTGAAAATGTCGGCAAAGCAACAATTTTACCTGCCTCATTTACTGGCAGTAAAAG ACGTGGTTGCAAgggtttttaaaatgaaagttgACCAGATGGTTGAtcaaatcaaaaataaaaattgttTTGGACGTTGTATAGGAG TGATGCACGTCATAGAGTTTCAAAAGCGTGGACTGCCACATGCTCACATGCTTATTTGGTTGCATCCAAACAATCGTCCAAAAACCACGGACCAAATAGATAAAATGGTGTCTGCAGAAATTCCTGATCCAAGTATTGATCCTGTTGGATACGAAGCTGTAAGGAATTACATGATTCATGGACCATGTGGAAGAAATTGTATTAATTCTCCAAGTATGGCTAAAGGCAGTTGTACTAAACATTTTCCTAAAAG GTATAATTTTCACACATTCTTCGATGACTGTGGCTTTCCTATTTACAAAAGAAGGAAAACAGGAATTACTGTAAACAAAAAGGGAATTGAGCTGGATAATCATTATGTTGTCCCATACAATCAAGATCTTCTAATAAGATTTCAATGTCACACAAACCTAGAGATTTGTAACAGCTCAAGATCACTGAAATATCTATTCAAGTATTGTCGGAAAGGACAAGATACCGCAACCATGTGTTTGAGGAAAAAAACAACCGCCAAGACTATCGCCACAACACCAATCACTCTGGAGAAATGTCTGATTGATGAAGTTAAACATTACTTAGATGGTAGATAT AAAAAAGGTGGTGTTTTCTTCGTTTACGGGAGTGGAGGTTGTGGAAAGACTTTCTTGTGGCAGACACTATATTATCGATTACGGTCGAAGCGTAAGATTGTGCTTCCTGTGGCCTCATATGGTATAGCTGCCATGTTGCTTCCCGGTGGAAGAACCGTACACTCCCGCTTTCACATTCCTCTCAAACTTGATGAACATTCTTCTGTCGGGTTAAGACATGGGACCGATATTTCCGAGCTAATTCAACAAAATGATTTAATAATCTGGGACAAGGCACCTATGAAACATCATCATGCATTTGAATGCGTTGATCGATCCTTGAGATATATTATGTCTGATGTTGATAAAAGAAGAGCTAAAAAGCCATTTAGTGGTATAACCATTGTTTTTTGGTGGAGATTTTTGGCAAACACTTCCAGTTATTCCAAAAGCGTCAAGAGCTGA